One window of Neptuniibacter halophilus genomic DNA carries:
- a CDS encoding M48 family metallopeptidase codes for MGWKRVALIVLAAVGLSGCQALQKVDQGLYQVAESVSERDRVTGQRTLSMADRSAQIANGNAYIEQLIAAEKKAGRPVNAAVDKQQYQRLVRVFDRVHQISHLKDERWQPLLIRRDSFNAFTTGGTYIVVHSELMDTLKDDAELAAVIGHEIAHTVANHVYERQTHAQVSALAGSNSVSRSGYQAAFTHESEREADRIGILYSALSGYDPMAASRIWQRKYTAEGNARALFHHDHPVNAERYQEAQAVGQKVMPYYQKNRINPNAQALLDNNVLWRKNNAEAAAGEGGGVSALLTTALGAYVQHQGAKQEELRQRQQAHFVKSVEAGLKLESSRKASAQKLETRWRYAVRGPVLKNLVMGLYFKRDNKVERYVDHVPGYIKPGQVFAARFELPQGVTVDDLQRYDARFYLDDVEPAR; via the coding sequence ATGGGCTGGAAACGGGTTGCGCTGATTGTGTTGGCTGCGGTGGGGTTATCGGGGTGTCAGGCGCTGCAGAAAGTGGATCAGGGGCTCTATCAGGTGGCTGAATCGGTCAGCGAACGGGACCGCGTGACCGGCCAGCGTACCCTGAGCATGGCTGACCGGTCGGCACAGATTGCCAATGGCAATGCGTATATCGAACAACTGATTGCTGCTGAGAAAAAAGCCGGCCGGCCTGTTAATGCTGCGGTAGATAAACAGCAGTACCAGCGTCTGGTACGGGTGTTTGACCGGGTGCATCAGATCTCCCACCTCAAAGATGAGCGCTGGCAGCCTCTGCTGATCCGGCGTGACAGCTTTAACGCTTTCACAACCGGGGGCACCTATATTGTGGTGCACTCCGAACTGATGGATACCCTGAAGGATGACGCGGAACTGGCGGCGGTGATCGGCCATGAGATCGCGCATACGGTGGCTAACCACGTGTATGAACGTCAGACACATGCTCAGGTCAGTGCTCTGGCGGGTTCCAATTCTGTTAGCCGTAGCGGATATCAGGCAGCCTTCACCCACGAAAGTGAACGCGAGGCAGACCGGATAGGGATTCTCTACTCCGCCCTGTCGGGATACGACCCGATGGCGGCCAGCCGGATCTGGCAGCGCAAATACACTGCTGAAGGGAATGCCCGGGCGCTGTTTCATCATGATCACCCGGTGAACGCAGAGCGTTATCAGGAAGCGCAGGCCGTAGGGCAGAAAGTGATGCCTTATTACCAGAAAAACCGGATCAATCCGAACGCTCAGGCCCTGCTGGATAATAATGTTCTCTGGCGCAAGAATAATGCAGAGGCGGCTGCAGGTGAGGGGGGGGGAGTCAGTGCTCTGCTGACCACGGCGCTGGGCGCATACGTGCAGCATCAGGGGGCGAAGCAGGAGGAGCTGCGTCAACGTCAGCAGGCACATTTTGTAAAATCGGTGGAGGCCGGGCTGAAGCTGGAATCCAGCCGTAAGGCTTCGGCTCAGAAGCTGGAAACCCGCTGGCGCTATGCGGTAAGAGGTCCGGTGCTGAAAAATCTGGTGATGGGGTTATATTTCAAACGCGACAATAAGGTCGAGCGCTACGTTGATCATGTGCCCGGTTACATTAAACCCGGACAGGTGTTCGCCGCCCGGTTTGAGCTCCCGCAGGGGGTAACGGTGGATGATCTGCAGAGATATGACGCGCGCTTTTATCTCGATGATGTTGAGCCTGCCCGTTAA